A portion of the Gossypium arboreum isolate Shixiya-1 chromosome 8, ASM2569848v2, whole genome shotgun sequence genome contains these proteins:
- the LOC108467499 gene encoding kinesin-like protein KIN-14I, with the protein MAAERTLSFSVASVVEDFLEHGNRSKDFDLESKKAELTASRRYEAARWLRKMVGVVAAKDLPAEPLEEEFRLGLRSGIILCNVLNKVQPGAVPKVVESPCDAVLIPDGAALSVFQYFENVRNFLIAGQELRLPTFEASDLEQRGKSTRVVNCVLALKSYNEWKLAGGNGMWKFGGNTKPATTSLGKPFVRKNSEPFMNSFQKTSSMNENLSNGHPTDIDPNTMGGAGSLSMLVRTILIDKKPEEVPLLVESLLGKVVEEFEHRLASQYEVMKTTSTDITASNFNKPLSEPISGDKKMEEKNIKMMKKDDCSHRSITNDELKDQSLKLQMILNKQQRDIQVLKHTIDATKADMQHMQTKFHEEFNNLGMNIHGLAHAASGYHRVLEENRKLYNQVQDLKGSIRVYCRVRPFLSERSSYVSTVEHIEDGNITISTPSKYGKGCKSFTFNKVFGQSVTQAEVFSDMQPLIRSVLDGYNVCIFAYGQTGSGKTYTMVGPKDLTEKNQGVNYRALGDLFVLAEKRKDNFRYDVAVQMIEIYNEQVRDLLVIDGSNKRLEIHNSSQTGLNVPDASLMPVSSTSDVIDLMNLGQRNRAVGATALNDRSSRSHSCLTVHVQGKDLTSGTILRGCMHLVDLAGSERVNKSEVTGGRLKEAQHINKSLSALGDVIASLAQKNTHVPYRNSKLTQLLQDSLGGQAKTLMFVHISPEPDALAETISTLKFAERVATVELGAAQVNKDTADVKQLKEQIASLKAALARKEGETEESRHSISDTDCSEKYITSSDLFPFTPNHRVGDMLVARQLMGDVGNIEARANSMSRQEKQSFSLDELLTNSPPWPPVISPTQNFRDDEKESGSGEWVDKVMVNKQDNINRVGSPLGSWEAENGNSPNVFYPKYLQNSSKIYQEQSSCNMFMGGNRFNIANINDIDDLDVSTSHLSEPDFLWQFDQSKLSCITNGIGIGSKTKKTPSKSTSTPERSKKAYPMSGPSPSRKLGNGVGQPLHRNGRQPFPAETKRKIGSRK; encoded by the exons ATGGCGGCAGAGAGAACGTTGTCGTTTTCAGTTGCTTCAGTTGTGGAAGATTTCTTGGAACATGGCAATCGCTCCAAGGATTTTGATTTGGAATCTAAAAAAGCTGAATTAACTg CATCAAGGAGGTACGAAGCTGCTAGATGGCTAAGGAAGATGGTCGGAGTTGTGGCCGCTAAAGATTTGCCGGCAGAGCCATTGGAGGAAGAATTTAGGCTTGGTTTGAGGAGTGGAATAATCCTATGCAATGTTCTTAATAAAGTTCAACCTGGAGCTGTGCCTAAG GTGGTGGAAAGTCCATGTGATGCAGTTCTCATTCCTGATGGAGCTGCATTGTCAGTATTTCAGTACTTTGAAaatgtaaggaatttcttgatagCGGGCCAAGAATTGCGGCTTCCAACATTCGAGGCATCTGATCTAGAACAA AGGGGCAAATCTACAAGAGTGGTGAACTGTGTTCTAGCGCTCAAGTCCTATAACGAGTGGAAGCTCGCAGGTGGAAATGGAATGTGGAAATTTGGTGGAAATACGAAACCTGCAACGACCTCGTTGGGAAAGCCGTTTGTAAGAAAAAATTCAGAGCCTTTCATGAACTCTTTTCAAAAGACTTCATCGATGAATGAAAACTTATCCAACGGTCACCCCACTGATATTGATCCTAATACAATG GGTGGTGCTGGTTCATTAAGTATGTTGGTTCGCACTATTCTAATTGATAAAAAGCCTGAAGAAGTTCCCCTG CTGGTTGAATCTTTGCTTGGTAAAGTTGTAGAGGAGTTTGAGCATCGTCTGGCAAGCCAATATGAAGTG ATGAAAACAACTTCAACAGACATCACTGCTTCCAATTTCAACAAGCCTCTATCGGAACCAATTTCTGGGGATAAAAAG ATGGAggaaaaaaatatcaaaatgatgAAGAAAGATGATTGCTCTCATAGAAGCATCACTAATGACGAATTAAAAGATCAATCTCTAAAACTGCAAATGATCCTTAATAAGCAACAAAGAGATATTCAG GTCCTAAAGCATACTATTGATGCCACAAAAGCTGATATGCAACACATGCAAACAAAATTTCATGAAGAATTCAATAATCTCG GTATGAATATTCATGGTTTAGCTCATGCGGCTTCTGGTTACCATAGGGTTCTAGAAGAAAACCGCAAGCTATACAATCAAGTGCAGGATCTTAAAG GAAGTATCCGTGTTTATTGTCGTGTGAGACCGTTCTTGTCTGAAAGATCTAGCTATGTTAGCACTGTGGAGCATATAGAAGATGGAAACATCACCATCAGCACCCCGTCAAAGTACGGTAAAGGATGCAAGTCCTTCACCTTCAACAAAGTCTTTGGGCAATCTGTAACTCAAG CGGAGGTATTTTCTGATATGCAACCACTAATTCGGTCAGTTCTTGATGGATACAATGTTTGTATATTTGCATATGGCCAAACAGGGTCAGGAAAAACTTACACAATG GTTGGACCCAAAGACCTAACAGAGAAAAATCAAGGAGTAAATTACAGGGCATTAGGTGATTTGTTTGTTTTAGCAGAAAAAAGAAAGGATAACTTCCGCTATGATGTTGCTGTTCAAATGATTGAAATTTATAATGAGCAAGTCAGGGATCTCCTTGTTATCGACGGAAGTAACAAAAG ATTAGAAATTCACAATAGCTCTCAGACAGGTCTCAATGTACCCGATGCAAGCCTTATGCCTGTTTCATCGACATCTGATGTTATCGATCTGATGAACCTAGGACAAAGGAATCGGGCAGTTGGTGCGACCGCTCTAAATGACCGTAGTAGTCGTTCTCATAG TTGCTTGACTGTCCATGTTCAAGGAAAGGATTTAACTTCCGGTACTATTCTCCGTGGCTGCATGCATCTTGTTGACCTTGCAGGAAGTGAGAGAGTAAACAAGTCTGAGGTAACAGGCGGTCGACTAAAAGAGGCACAACACATAAACAAATCTCTATCAGCTTTAGGGGATGTGATTGCTTCCCTTGCCCAAAAGAATACACATGTTCCGTACCGAAACAGCAAACTCACTCAACTTCTTCAAGACTCACTGG GAGGGCAGGCTAAGACACTAATGTTTGTTCACATAAGCCCCGAGCCTGATGCCTTGGCTGAAACAATAAGTACTCTCAAGTTTGCAGAGCGTGTGGCTACCGTCGAACTCGGTGCCGCCCAAGTGAACAAAGACACTGCAGATGTCAAACAACTCAAAGAACAG ATTGCGAGCCTTAAGGCAGCTCTAGCAAGGAAAGAGGGAGAAACAGAAGAAAGTCGACATTCTATTTCGGACACTGATTGCTCTGAAAAATACATAACAAGTAGTGATTTGTTTCCGTTTACTCCTAATCACCGAGTTGGAGATATGTTGGTGGCTAGACAACTCATGGGTGATGTTGGCAACATTGAG GCACGAGCGAACTCAATGTCGAGGCAAGAGAAGCAAAGCTTTTCTCTTGACGAGTTACTAACAAATTCACCTCCTTGGCCTCCTGTTATCAGTCCAACACAAAACTTCAGGGATGACGAGAAAGAGTCGGGCTCGGGTGAGTGGGTGGATAAGGTTATGGTGAACAAACAAGACAACATTAATAGAGTAGGAAGCCCCTTAGGAAGTTGGGAAGCAGAAAACGGGAATTCGCCCAATGTCTTTTACCCAAAATATCTCCAAAATTCTTCAAAAATTTACCAAGAACAATCATCATGTAATATGTTTATGGGGGGTAACAGGTTCAACATCGCCAATATTAATGACATAGATGATCTCGATGTCTCTACCAGCCACTTGTCCGAGCCCGATTTTCTTTGGCAATTCGATCAGTCCAAACTAAGCTGTATAACCAATGGGATTGGGATTGGATCAAAGACCAAAAAAACTCCTTCCAAGTCTACAAGTACTCCAGAACGGAG CAAAAAAGCATATCCCATGTCAGGACCATCACCATCAAGGAAATTAGGAAATGGAGTTGGCCAGCCTTTGCATCGAAATGGGAGGCAACCATTTCCTGCTGAAACGAAACGCAAAATTGGAAGTagaaaataa